The following coding sequences are from one Lolium rigidum isolate FL_2022 chromosome 6, APGP_CSIRO_Lrig_0.1, whole genome shotgun sequence window:
- the LOC124663167 gene encoding uncharacterized protein LOC124663167, producing the protein MRHPLTSSFCSRSALVVGRLLARPPPPTAASPSSPAVSPAPDRRDPDLLLSQPLCCVLIGAHAELGLPCTRGVPESASHRRGTAGFSPASLGSIMASSEEPPPKKRKLLEAQTPSPSCPPRPPLPLSPGPPPTPPPPQTLAAAAPSSPPPPPRSPTPAPEEVQRKRRNREELRKLFECYRRIRLCVERKDARLMPELEQVYLALITAYRGCTSVQRILAKLIPQYASYCPTALEAAAKVSIKMYKGNLAIVTRGEDADGVAYQTARACIAGLVDICSTASFEAPKSSVITGICSAVYMTVLTFFISTFDGKDIHHIGSRRLSKLQDPVELLNIVKQESGDDNQLSHDCLFELRALSLLCIFLLSPENLLEACFVLIASAETEHVREGLYCLNQLTCNLNRGVSVNALDNKADIASQHTGMDIDLSGTKEIVDSTPTDTSGDSGSSVVESNECYMTMAISRHPSVRGWILRRYKKLCDSCRSTVLSEVSSCLKVLGSLSELDEDKSHMDCEPSVLEKLDNCAGEKIVNMDSYGGKSVQMEQTDDVKTEKLADAKTGGCEGESVVQGTRPDLYVASVCSDVISVSKELWVGSLGNDAAEPLVRSKFEEFGPLTNFLFYPSKDFALVEYGNIVHAVQACAYMRGSSLWGGGLQIRYLDRLIGSRGFIGGIAVGESCHIYVAKVKNQKEKDEVLDDLNSAGLKRPCGIIDISSENVLLLEFETAVDAAVAKAHIRRQAQSDVCSQVKSTSAHQLLVQNMDKSVPDTEFINAFSRFGEVSRWQFNRLDGNCLIDYKSHNAAACAKSQMHGARFGLKSISVESRTCSAGPIHDKTSSPVIRMPGQNVSDSSSHQEIRNPRVSGYHAGYTVQGDRPIYGPSPPNTQQLWHYKELESSRAPQGIPPCPPVSAHRASVIPLPPPPIQTNFLRPVYPGPASPWENTTPNPPFSRVSPRMMSGSNFRINPPAPLPFMPSSVTPLTHLPVPGSSAQQSEKMPPPTPNIAPSTFTPPPPLPVSQPPSVPPPPDSPPVQPSTNPSNSQKPSSHPQWQGSLTKSGIHYCTIYASRVESDACRYENAVSEPAEWPSRLDVTKRTAFQHVKTIFANTPPNKKEICRLLPCSNGDQKGFRDFISYLKQKEYAGVIKIPAVKPMWTRLLFILPPTPDVFGMLGLPPHPAECLIALVLPKETTPEVS; encoded by the exons ATGCGGCATCCCCTGACCTCCTCCTTCTGCAGCCGCTCCGCCCTCGTCGTTGGTCGCCTCCTcgcccgacctcctcctcctacagCCGCCTCGCCTTCGTCGCCGGCCGTCTCCCCTGCGCCCGACCGCCGCGACCCCGACCTTCTCCTCTCGCAACCGCTGTGCTGCGTCTTGATTGGTGCTCACGCCGAGCTCGGCCTCCCCTGCACGCG AGGAGTGCCTGAGAGTGCATCACACAGACGGGGAACCGCCGGCTTCTCCCCGGCCTCGCTCGGCTCGATCATGGCGTCgtcggaggagccgccgccgaagAAGCGGAAGCTCCTCGAGGCCCAGACCCCGAGCCCCTCCTGCCCTCCGCGGCCGCCCCTGCCCCTGTCCCCAGGTCCACCTCCTACCCCGCcgcctccccaaaccctagccgcagcCGCGCCCTCTTCCCCGCCACCTCCCCCACGCTCGCCCacgccggcgccggaggaggtccaaCGCAAGCGCCGCAACCGGGAGGAGCTGCGCAAACTCTTCGAATGCTACCGCCGCATCCGCCTCTGCGTGGAGCGAAAGGACGCCCGCCTCATGCCCGAGCTTGAGCAGGTCTACCTCGCTCTCATCACCGCATACCGAG GTTGCACAAGTGTACAACGTATCTTAGCTAAGTTGATTCCCCAATATGCCTCATACTGTCCTACTGCACTTGAGGCTGCTGCTAAAGTATCCATCAAGATGTACAAAGGGAACTTGGCCATTGTAACAAGAGGGGAGGATGCAGATGGTGTGGCATATCAGACTGCTAGGGCCTGTATTGCTGGCTTAGTTGACATTTGCTCCACAGCATCTTTTGAAGCTCCCAAGTCATCTGTTATCACAGGAATCTGCTCTGCAGTCTATATGACTGTCCTTACCTTCTTCATTTCAACATTTGATGGGAAGGATATCCATCACATAGGCTCCAGAAGACTTTCAAAGCTTCAGGACCCTGTGGAGTTACTAAATATTGTAAAGCAGGAGTCAGGGGATGATAACCAACTGTCACATGATTGTTTATTTGAACTGAGGGCACTTTCCTTGCTATGCATATTTCTACTATCCCCAGAGAACCTATTAGAGGCGTGTTTTGTGCTGATTGCTTCTGCAGAAACTGAGCATGTGAGAGAAGGACTGTACTGTTTAAACCAGCTGACCTGCAATCTGAACCGTGGCGTCTCAGTTAATGCTTTGGACAATAAGGCTGATATAGCCTCACAACATACTGGGATGGATATAGATCTGTCTGGCACAAAAGAGATTGTTGATTCAACGCCTACTGATACTTCTGGTGATTCAGGAAGTTCTGTGGTAGAATCAAATGAGTGCTACATGACAATG GCAATATCTAGGCATCCATCTGTGAGAGGTTGGATATTACGGAGATACAAAAAATTATGTGACTCCTGTAGATCCACTGTGCTTTCAGAGGTGTCATCTTGTTTAAAAGTTTTGGGCTCTTTATCAGAACTTGACGAGGATAAAAGTCACATGGACTGTGAACCATCAGTACTGGAGAAGCTCGACAATTGTGCAGGTGAAAAGATTGTCAATATGGATAGCTATGGAGGAAAGTCTGTGCAAATGGAGCAGACTGATGATGTGAAAACTGAGAAGCTGGCAGATGCGAAAACCGGTGGGTGTGAGGGTGAATCTGTAGTTCAAGGCACAAGACCTGATCTTTATGTTGCTTCTGTCTGTAGCGATGTAATTTCAGTCTCAAAGGAACTTTGGGTTGGTTCACTGGGAAATGATGCCGCAGAGCCACTAGTTCGATCTAAATTTGAGGAGTTTGGCCCATTAACAAATTTTTTATTTTATCCATCCAAAGATTTTGCCTTAGTTGAATATGGAAACATTGTGCATGCTGTTCAGGCATGTGCATATATGCGTGGTTCCTCTCTTTGGGGCGGTGGTCTTCAGATAAGGTATTTAGATAGACTTATCGGCAGTAGGGGATTTATTGGTGGTATAGCTGTTGGTGAAAGCTGCCATATTTATGTTGCTAAGGTCAAAAATCAGAAAGAGAAAGACGAGGTGCTCGATGATCTGAACTCAGCAGGGCTGAAGAGGCCGTGTGGCATTATCGATATCTCCAGTGAAAATGTTTTACTTCTTGAATTTGAGACAGCAGTCGATGCAGCTGTTGCAAAAGCTCACATTAGGCGCCAAGCTCAATCAGATGTTTGTTCCCAGGTTAAGAGTACATCTGCACATCAGCTTTTGGTACAAAACATGGACAAGTCAGTGCCTGACACTGAGTTCATTAATGCTTTCTCACGATTTGGTGAGGTCAGTAGGTGGCAATTTAATAGGCTTGATGGGAACTGTTTGATTGATTATAAATCACACAATGCCGCCGCCTGTGCAAAGTCACAGATGCATGGTGCAAGGTTTGGGCTGAAGTCGATTAGTGTTGAATCTAGGACATGCAGTGCAGGACCTATTCATGATAAAACATCATCACCTGTTATTCGAATGCCTGGCCAGAACGTTTCAGACAGCAGCAGTCACCAGGAGATCAG GAATCCAAGGGTTTCAGGGTATCATGCAGGCTACACAGTACAGGGGGATCGACCAATTTATG GTCCATCACCTCCCAATACCCAGCAATTATGGCACTACAAAGAGTTAGAGTCAAGCAGAGCTCCACAAGGAATTCCTCCCTGCCCACCTGTTTCTGCACACCGTGCTTCTGTAATACCACTGCCACCACCACCTATCCAAACTAATTTTCTTCGTCCTGTATATCCTGGTCCAGCCAGTCCGTGGGAAAACACTACACCAAATCCACCCTTCAGCCGTGTTTCTCCTCGCATGATGTCCGGAAGTAACTTCCGTATCAATCCGCCTGCTCCTCTCCCTTTCATGCCATCTTCTGTTACCCCTCTTACACATCTACCAGTACCAGGAAGTTCAGCACAGCAGTCAGAGAAAATGCCGCCACCTACACCAAATATAGCCCCCTCAACATTTACACCTCCACCACCGTTACCTGTTTCCCAGCCACCCTCTGTTCCACCGCCCCCAGATTCTCCTCCGGTGCAACCTTCTACTAATCCTTCTAACTCACAGAAGCCATCCTCTCATCCTCAATGGCAGGGTTCCCTTACAAAAAGCGGCATACACTACTGCACAATCTATGCAAGTAGAGTAGAGTCAGATGCATGTAGATACGAAAATGCCGTTTCTGAACCAGCAGA ATGGCCTTCAAGATTAGATGTGACAAAGCGCACAGCTTTCCAGCATGTGAAGACAATTTTCGCCAATACTCCACCTAATAAA AAAGAAATCTGTCGGTTGTTGCCCTGTTCAAATGGTGATCAGAAAGGG TTTCGGGACTTCATCTCCTATCTGAAACAGAAAGAATACGCTGGGGTCATAAAAATTCCTGCTGTGAAGCCCATGTGGACACGGCTACTATTTATCCTCCCCCCCACACCTGATGTGTTTGGCATGCTAGGCCTTCCGCCTCATCCTGCTGAATGTCTTATTGCCCTGGTTCTGCCAAAGGAAACAACCCCTGAAGTGTCTTGA
- the LOC124659735 gene encoding serpin-Z1-like, with product MELAAAARDEAAFAMRVLRQLACGGGEASGANLAVSPLSIHAALTLLGAGAKGATLDQIVAFLGPAGGAAHAALASHVALRVLSDSAGDDGGPKVLFANGVWVDAAMRLKAGYAAVVSEHYRAQAHPASFKHAPEEARAQINRWFESVTAGRIKDLLPKDSVSSATLAVLGNALYFKGAWCSKFDPALTLDDAFHLPTGGHVRAPFMSSGKQQHIVCRPGYKVLRLPYARGYQDQRAFSMYIYLPDERHGLRSLLHRLGSSDTTKLEGSISLMAKVPVGAFKVPRFTVSCSTDATELLQLLGLRLPFHPGLADFSDMLDSPAPLVVSAVFHQSFVEVNEEGTEAAAATAVGVAFGCAAMSAPVQVVDFVADHPFMFLIKEDRTGVVVFAGQVVNPLLS from the exons ATGGAGCTCGCGGCGGCCGCCAGGGACGAGGCCGCCTTCGCCATGCGCGTGCTCCGCCAGCTCgcctgcggcggcggcgaggcatcGGGAGCCAACCTCGCCGTCTCCCCGCTATCCATCCACGCCGCGCTGACGCTGCTCGGCGCGGGCGCCAAGGGCGCCACGCTCGACCAGATCGTCGCCTTCCTCGgccccgccggcggcgccgcccacgcGGCGCTTGCCTCGCACGTCGCGCTGCGCGTCCTCTCCGACagcgccggcgacgacggcgggcccAAGGTGCTGTTCGCCAACGGCGTGTGGGTCGACGCCGCCATGCGCCTCAAGGCCGGCTACGCCGCCGTCGTCTCCGAGCACTACCGCGCCCAGGCGCACCCGGCGTCCTTCAAACACGCG CCAGAGGAAGCGAGAGCCCAGATCAACCGGTGGTTCGAGAGCGTGACGGCGGGCCGGATCAAGGACCTCCTGCCCAAGGACTCCGTCAGCAGCGCGACGCTCGCCGTCCTCGGGAACGCGCTCTACTTCAAGGGCGCCTGGTGCAGCAAGTTCGACCCCGCGCTCACGCTGGACGACGCCTTCCACCTACCCACCGGCGGCCACGTCCGCGCGCCGTTCATGTCGAGCGGCAAGCAGCAGCACATCGTCTGCCGCCCCGGCTACAAGGTGCTGCGCCTCCCCTACGCCCGTGGCTACCAGGACCAACGGGCATTCTCCATGTACATCTACCTCCCGGACGAGCGCCACGGCCTGCGGAGCCTGCTGCACAGGCTGGGGTCATCCGACACAACAAAGCTCGAGGGCTCCATCTCTCTGATGGCCAAGGTCCCCGTGGGCGCCTTCAAGGTGCCCAGGTTCACCGTGTCGTGCAGCACGGACGCGACGGAGCTGCTGCAGCTCCTCGGCCTGCGCCTGCCGTTCCACCCCGGCCTCGCCGACTTCTCCGACATGCTGGACTCGCCGGCGCCGCTCGTCGTGTCCGCCGTCTTCCACCAGTCCTTCGTCGAGGTCAACGAGGAAGGGACCGAGGCCGCCGCGGCCACGGCTGTCGGTGTGGCCTTTGGCTGCGCGGCGATGAGCGCGCCCGTTCAGGTTGTGGACTTCGTCGCCGACCACCCGTTCATGttcttgatcaaggaggaccgCACCGGCGTGGTGGTCTTCGCCGGCCAGGTGGTCAATCCTTTGCTTTCGTAG